A region of the Cucurbita pepo subsp. pepo cultivar mu-cu-16 unplaced genomic scaffold, ASM280686v2 Cp4.1_scaffold000961, whole genome shotgun sequence genome:
CAATTACCATCATCCCCAGGGAAATCCTCGAACTCATCCCCACTTTCATCGTCCCCATATTCAATCACGTAGTCTCCAAACACCACCCCATGAGGAACTTCAGAGTGAATGGTACTTAAGACATCGATGATCTCAGAGgattgttgaaaattttcccAATCTAGTTGTCGAGCAGGATCGATTTTTGAAGGACGGGCATGAGGATGTTCCACCTGAGCATGCTGTTGCAATTCTAAATATGTACCCATAAATCTACATTGTTCCTCCTCACAACAACgcttttttttatccaaatgTATGCGGGCCTCATCAACCACCTTCCATCCATTCACATCCCCTCTACACAAAGGACAGCATAATTGGCAATTACCTTCTGGTGCCACCAGCTCGGCATTGATTCGAGGAACTACATCAGATGTTGATGGGGGAGTTGTATTGTGtgcatctttaaaacgaccaAGACAATTCGAGTGTAAATGGTCAGTGTCGCACACAAAGGGGCGACATCCTTTATCATACGACGAGCATTGAAGTAGTACAGCATTATGAGGAAAATCCAAGCATATCGAACAAATCACATCATCCCAGTTAGAACCAAACTGATTACTATCCATGAAAGAAATGGGAAGTTCAGCCCACTTTCATAGGAAAATTCGTCGAACAAGAACGAACTATGAACCactcaatcaaatcaaaaatattaatcacATAATCAGATTCAAATCATTGATCAACCAGGCCCAAAATGATACTGTGAGAAGTCAAAATAACACACCGAACGCCTTTAGAAGGCCAATTTTTGCAGCACCATAAATGGCCGCACATCtggaaataacaacaaaaaaggaatttgGCAACAATCAGCAAATAAGATTCctgataaaaacaaaacagcaACC
Encoded here:
- the LOC111786039 gene encoding uncharacterized protein LOC111786039, whose amino-acid sequence is MDSNQFGSNWDDVICSICLDFPHNAVLLQCSSYDKGCRPFVCDTDHLHSNCLGRFKDAHNTTPPSTSDVVPRINAELVAPEGNCQLCCPLCRGDVNGWKVVDEARIHLDKKKRCCEEEQCRFMGTYLELQQHAQVEHPHARPSKIDPARQLDWENFQQSSEIIDVLSTIHSEVPHGVVFGDYVIEYGDDESGDEFEDFPGDDGNWWTSCILYQVFDNFRNSRNRRRSRVGDTRRGSRRSSNDLSNSDDSFVASVEFSEYGVEDIDDEIVNTNVSSRGNSNHRSSRRRRSRFYDN